The Sinomicrobium kalidii region ATATTGTTTTCCGGGGGAAAGGGTTATTGTTTTTCCCCGAAAAGAATGGCTATCTCTTATTTGCCTCATACCCGTGTTAAGGTGATGTTCCATGACCAGGCGGGCCATGAGGTAACAGATTGTGGATTCGGCTCCCTGGTTGAGGTTTACGCTGTCTTTTTCAAGTCCGTCATAACATCCCCCGGTAGCCGGGTTATACATGGTCTGGTTGAGGTGGTTTTTTCCTAAAAACCAGTCAAATGCCCGGGTCATCATCTCTCCGTAGCTGTGAATTCTGAATGTTTTGTAAAAGATATTCAGGCTTTGAATGGTGTAAGACACATCAATAGGTTGTTCGCCGTATGACCGGGGAGCAATGCCTTTCTGCAGCCAACCGTTATTGGATATCGCTTTAAAACAACCGTTGACAAAAAGTTTGGAGAGAAGAAAATCCATCGATTCCAGGGCGGTTTTTTTATAGGCAAAATCCCCGGTAACCAGGTAGGTGTAAAGCATGGCTTCGGGCAACAGGCTGTTGGCATAGGTCATGTATTCCTCAAACCATTTCCAATCCTTTGCAGCAATGAGATCATAATGGGAAATGAGATTTTTGGCAAGTTTCTCAATGACCGGGATAACACGGTCATCCCCGGAAGCGGAGTGATACAGGAACAGGCCCTTGATGGTAAAACCGATGGCCCTGGGAGACATGATGCTTTTTACCCATCCGGCACATTTTAAAAGGCAGATGGTAGCCCGGTTGACCACTCCTTCCGGAAGCAATTTTCCGTGCGATATAACGGTGCCCAGGGCCCATACGGCCCTTGCGTTGGAATCTTCCAGGTTTACATGGTTGTTTTTTATGTGTTCACGGTTGTTTTCGTCGATATAGTTTACAAATGTTCCCGAAGGTTGCTGGCATTGTTCTATAAAATTCAGGTATATGTCCATATATCTCAGGTCTCCTTTTTCCCTGAATAGTTCGTAATGAAAACACATGGCAATTAATGCCCGGGCATTATCATCTAAGGTATAGCCGGAAGCCAGGTCCGGTTTGCAGACCTTGCAAAATTGGATGATCCCCCTTTCTGTTGTTAACTTTTTGATATGGTCTAATTTAACAGGGGGGTAATTGTAGGAGATCCTGTCAAATTCACCGACAAACCGGTTATAGGTATTCACGTGCTTTATGGCCACATTTTCCCATGAGGATTCCCTTGTTTTGTGAAAACCCGATATGGCCATGGATGTTCTCAAAGCGTTATCGGAAAGCAACCGGTTAACTGCCCGGGCCAGTTGTTCGGAATTTTCGATATCGATGAGAAACCCGGCATCGGGAGTAAGCACTTCCCGGGTATGGGGTATGGATGTGGCGACAATGGGACACGCACAGCTCATGGCATAGGAAAAAGTACCGCTGACCGCCTGGTTGGGGTCTTTGGATGTGAAGAGGTAAATATCCGTAGCTTTCAGGTATTCCAGGAGTATATCCACTTCCAGGTAACGGTCTATAAAAAGTACGTGCCGGTATAACTTGAGGTCCCTTACCAGGCTTTCCAGGTAGTTGCGGTACCCGTCAGTACTGTTGCTGATATTGTTGGGATGGGTCTTTCCGATGATCAAATACAATATATCGGGATGACTTTCTATGATTTCAGGCAAAGCTCTCAAAGCGGTTTCAATACTTTTTCCGGGCCCCAGAAGACCGAATGTAGAAAGGACCATCCGGTTTTCAAGACCGTACTCTTGTTTGATCTCGTCCGGATAAACGTATTCGACAATATGTGTACCATGCTGAACATATGCAATGATATTGTCACTGATCCCGTAGTCTTCTTCCAGTATTTTCTGTGATTGCCGGGTCATGACAAAGATGGCGGAGGCATATTGACCGAGGAGCCTTACAAAGTGGTTTAATTCTTTATTCGGATCGGGAATGACACTGTGAAAAGTAAAGGCTACCGGCTTTTTCAAAACGTCTAAAAAATCCAGTAAATAATTGCCATAGGGACCTCTGAATAATCCGAACTCGTGCTGTATATGCACAAGCTCCACAAAGGGATCTTTGTTGATCTCACCGGCAACCCTGCTGTAATCTGCCCTGATATCGGGATTCAGCGTATAGCATGTATTTTTTTTAGACTCTTGTTTATCGGTAACATTGCATACCACACATTCCACGTTTTCCCCGAAAGAATTGTGGATAGAATTGATAAGGTCATTGGTGTAGGTGGCAATACCGCACTGGGTGGGTGGGAATGTGGAAACAAATACTA contains the following coding sequences:
- a CDS encoding glycosyltransferase, with protein sequence MKTPVSKPRIVFVSTFPPTQCGIATYTNDLINSIHNSFGENVECVVCNVTDKQESKKNTCYTLNPDIRADYSRVAGEINKDPFVELVHIQHEFGLFRGPYGNYLLDFLDVLKKPVAFTFHSVIPDPNKELNHFVRLLGQYASAIFVMTRQSQKILEEDYGISDNIIAYVQHGTHIVEYVYPDEIKQEYGLENRMVLSTFGLLGPGKSIETALRALPEIIESHPDILYLIIGKTHPNNISNSTDGYRNYLESLVRDLKLYRHVLFIDRYLEVDILLEYLKATDIYLFTSKDPNQAVSGTFSYAMSCACPIVATSIPHTREVLTPDAGFLIDIENSEQLARAVNRLLSDNALRTSMAISGFHKTRESSWENVAIKHVNTYNRFVGEFDRISYNYPPVKLDHIKKLTTERGIIQFCKVCKPDLASGYTLDDNARALIAMCFHYELFREKGDLRYMDIYLNFIEQCQQPSGTFVNYIDENNREHIKNNHVNLEDSNARAVWALGTVISHGKLLPEGVVNRATICLLKCAGWVKSIMSPRAIGFTIKGLFLYHSASGDDRVIPVIEKLAKNLISHYDLIAAKDWKWFEEYMTYANSLLPEAMLYTYLVTGDFAYKKTALESMDFLLSKLFVNGCFKAISNNGWLQKGIAPRSYGEQPIDVSYTIQSLNIFYKTFRIHSYGEMMTRAFDWFLGKNHLNQTMYNPATGGCYDGLEKDSVNLNQGAESTICYLMARLVMEHHLNTGMRQIRDSHSFRGKTITLSPGKQYQFAQDK